One region of Chryseobacterium muglaense genomic DNA includes:
- a CDS encoding FtsL-like putative cell division protein: MAKRTTNRPQKRLTFIDIIKGNFLNRDEIKIHYKFFLLLFVLMMAMIYSNHLVNKKIKIVNALKEETEEYKSRNAYAQSKLIKVKMESQLGKEVAADSLMTLESHPHKLLIKLDSSDAKTK; this comes from the coding sequence GTGGCAAAAAGAACAACAAATCGCCCTCAGAAAAGACTCACTTTTATAGATATTATAAAAGGAAACTTTCTGAATCGTGATGAAATAAAAATTCATTACAAGTTTTTCTTGTTGTTATTTGTCTTAATGATGGCAATGATTTATAGCAATCATTTAGTCAATAAAAAAATAAAAATTGTTAACGCTTTAAAAGAAGAAACAGAAGAATATAAATCGAGAAATGCTTACGCACAAAGCAAGCTGATAAAAGTAAAAATGGAATCTCAATTGGGCAAAGAAGTCGCCGCAGATTCGTTAATGACTTTAGAAAGTCACCCGCACAAATTGTTAATAAAATTAGACAGTAGTGATGCAAAAACAAAATGA
- the mraZ gene encoding division/cell wall cluster transcriptional repressor MraZ, translating to MRNFIGTYECKIDDKGRLKVPSSLIKQMEDFEDKTFVVKRSVFQPCLEVYPMKMWDKLMDKINKLNRFIKKNADFIRMFTAGVKTVELDSAGRLQISKDLTLFANLQKDIVVTSAGELFEIWDKEAYEKVIATNEDDFASLAEGVMGAFDEE from the coding sequence ATGAGGAATTTCATTGGAACATATGAGTGCAAAATAGACGACAAGGGTCGCCTGAAAGTGCCTTCATCTCTTATAAAGCAGATGGAAGACTTTGAGGATAAAACCTTTGTGGTAAAGCGTTCTGTGTTTCAACCATGTCTTGAGGTTTACCCGATGAAAATGTGGGATAAGCTGATGGATAAGATAAATAAGTTGAATAGATTCATTAAAAAAAATGCTGATTTTATTAGAATGTTTACCGCTGGAGTGAAGACTGTAGAGTTAGATAGCGCTGGTAGACTGCAGATTTCGAAAGATCTTACCCTCTTTGCTAATCTTCAGAAAGATATTGTGGTGACGAGTGCGGGAGAGCTTTTTGAAATTTGGGATAAAGAAGCTTATGAAAAAGTAATTGCGACCAACGAAGACGATTTTGCAAGCCTTGCAGAAGGTGTGATGGGAGCGTTTGATGAAGAATAA
- a CDS encoding penicillin-binding transpeptidase domain-containing protein: protein MQKQNDYDNKRKKTLRWGYLFATVALCIFVMFLARIVILQNTNVQEIKDDYINSNYRTATLKAARGNLFASDGSILATTVMRYDIFLDFKTIKDTVYSNNIGALTDSLSKMFGKPRADFRKRFDEQKKKKNQYYSLVKGLDFDQYDRIRNFPIFKRGKNKGGFIVDRNYKRELATSEIGSGTIGIDNGVVKAGLEGAFSKYLTGTDGSRLEQRVNSSQWKPIDFWKVSEPTDGQDVYTTLDLRIQDIAHSALEKQLINFEAKHGTVIVMEVETGKVRALVNLRQTEPGVYEDAYNYALKDNIEPGSTFKTISLLAAMDDGFIDENTTVDVGNGVWTYAKQRISDGHGGGTYDISDVLAKSSNVGTAKLITKYYAEKPQIFLDHLRRWKLFDKMEIELPGITKPKIVTPENKRWNAATLASISYGYSSNINLLQLTTFYNGVANKGRMVKPLFIDKIMKDGKTVFQAKEEVIVKKMASDKAIQMMTAALTKAVEKGTGRSIFTPNLKMAGKTGTARFEYWLPGPMKYRASFAGFYPADNPKYTCYVMISEPNTAKSFYGGTVSAPVFKEIAGKTFLKTPQNIEKEMLVDRKVNLNKMVEPNVKVAVNNKQMPSVVGLIGKNVIPQLENLGYRVDFKGVGRIKEQFPLEGTTISKNQRIYLSLQN from the coding sequence ATGCAAAAACAAAATGATTACGATAACAAAAGAAAAAAAACACTGCGATGGGGTTACCTCTTCGCAACTGTTGCTTTATGTATATTCGTGATGTTTTTGGCAAGAATAGTTATTCTTCAGAATACCAATGTTCAGGAAATTAAAGATGATTATATCAACAGCAATTACCGAACGGCAACTCTGAAAGCAGCTCGCGGAAACTTGTTTGCGTCAGATGGGTCTATTTTGGCAACTACGGTGATGCGCTATGATATTTTTCTTGATTTTAAAACCATAAAAGACACTGTTTACAGCAATAATATTGGTGCGTTAACAGATTCTTTAAGTAAAATGTTCGGAAAACCGAGAGCGGATTTCAGAAAAAGATTCGACGAACAGAAGAAAAAGAAAAACCAATATTATTCTTTGGTAAAGGGTTTAGATTTTGACCAATACGACAGAATAAGAAATTTCCCGATTTTTAAAAGAGGTAAAAATAAAGGTGGTTTTATTGTTGACAGAAATTATAAAAGAGAACTTGCAACTTCAGAAATAGGTTCCGGAACAATAGGAATAGATAATGGAGTAGTAAAAGCTGGTCTTGAAGGTGCTTTCTCAAAATATCTTACCGGAACGGATGGAAGCAGATTAGAGCAAAGAGTCAACTCTTCTCAATGGAAACCTATTGATTTTTGGAAAGTAAGTGAACCCACCGATGGACAGGATGTTTATACTACTTTAGATCTTAGAATTCAGGATATTGCACATTCTGCATTAGAGAAACAGCTGATTAATTTTGAAGCAAAACACGGTACTGTAATTGTAATGGAAGTTGAAACCGGAAAAGTGAGAGCTTTGGTTAATTTAAGACAAACAGAACCGGGAGTTTACGAAGATGCCTATAATTATGCTTTAAAAGATAATATCGAGCCGGGCTCAACTTTTAAAACAATCTCTCTTTTGGCAGCAATGGATGATGGTTTTATTGATGAAAATACAACGGTAGATGTTGGAAATGGAGTTTGGACGTATGCTAAACAAAGAATTTCTGACGGACATGGTGGTGGTACTTATGATATCAGCGATGTTTTGGCAAAATCAAGCAACGTGGGAACGGCAAAGCTGATTACAAAATATTACGCAGAAAAACCTCAGATTTTTCTTGATCATTTAAGAAGATGGAAACTGTTTGATAAAATGGAGATCGAACTTCCGGGAATAACAAAACCGAAAATCGTAACTCCGGAAAATAAAAGATGGAATGCAGCAACTTTAGCTTCAATTTCTTACGGATATTCATCAAACATTAATCTTTTACAGTTGACAACTTTCTACAATGGAGTAGCCAATAAAGGAAGAATGGTAAAACCTCTTTTCATTGATAAAATAATGAAAGACGGAAAAACAGTTTTTCAGGCAAAAGAAGAGGTGATTGTTAAAAAAATGGCTTCTGATAAAGCAATTCAGATGATGACTGCAGCTTTAACAAAAGCAGTAGAAAAGGGAACGGGTAGAAGCATTTTTACTCCAAACCTGAAAATGGCTGGAAAAACAGGAACAGCAAGATTTGAATACTGGCTTCCTGGCCCGATGAAATACAGAGCGTCATTTGCTGGGTTTTATCCGGCAGATAACCCGAAATATACGTGTTATGTAATGATTAGTGAGCCGAATACGGCTAAAAGTTTTTATGGAGGAACCGTTTCCGCACCTGTTTTTAAAGAGATTGCCGGTAAAACTTTCCTGAAAACACCACAGAATATTGAAAAAGAAATGCTTGTTGACAGAAAGGTGAACCTTAATAAAATGGTAGAACCGAATGTAAAAGTAGCAGTTAACAATAAGCAAATGCCAAGTGTAGTTGGGTTAATCGGTAAAAACGTTATTCCGCAATTGGAAAATTTAGGTTATCGTGTAGACTTTAAAGGAGTGGGAAGAATTAAAGAACAATTCCCGTTAGAAGGCACCACGATAAGCAAAAACCAGAGAATATATTTATCTCTACAGAATTAA
- the rsmH gene encoding 16S rRNA (cytosine(1402)-N(4))-methyltransferase RsmH, producing MYHNPVLLKQSVDDLVTNPDGIYVDCTFGGGGHSREIVSRLSEKGKLYGFDQDLDALKNNIDDPKFTLINQNFRFLENSLLMYGVSKVDGILADLGVSSHQFDAGERGFSTRSNAPLDMRMNVMQSLDAKKVINDYEEEALADIFYYYGELREARKLARDIVHHRKIKTIETTEDLKKLFSYLPPHKVNKFYAQLFQAIRIEVNQELDVLKEMLIQSYNVLKPGGRLVVISYHSLEDRLVKRFLKNGMFEGEPQRDIYGNYEKTFELVKSKAIIPDDKEIEENSRARSAKMRTGIKL from the coding sequence ATGTATCATAACCCCGTTTTATTGAAGCAAAGTGTGGATGATTTGGTGACGAATCCTGACGGTATTTATGTTGACTGTACATTTGGTGGCGGTGGACATTCACGCGAAATTGTAAGCAGACTTTCCGAAAAAGGAAAGCTATATGGTTTTGACCAGGATCTCGATGCACTCAAAAATAATATCGACGATCCGAAATTTACATTAATCAATCAGAATTTCAGATTTCTTGAAAACTCTCTTTTGATGTATGGAGTTTCTAAGGTTGACGGTATTTTGGCTGATCTTGGCGTTTCGTCTCATCAATTTGATGCAGGCGAAAGAGGTTTTTCTACGAGAAGCAATGCGCCGCTTGACATGAGAATGAATGTCATGCAAAGTCTTGATGCTAAAAAAGTAATCAATGATTATGAAGAAGAGGCTTTAGCGGATATTTTTTATTATTATGGTGAGTTGAGAGAAGCGAGAAAATTAGCTCGTGACATTGTTCATCACAGGAAAATTAAAACAATTGAAACAACCGAAGATTTGAAAAAACTTTTCAGTTATCTTCCACCGCATAAGGTCAATAAATTTTATGCGCAGTTGTTTCAGGCAATTAGAATTGAGGTTAACCAAGAGCTTGATGTATTAAAAGAAATGCTGATACAGTCTTATAATGTTTTAAAGCCAGGAGGTCGATTGGTGGTGATTTCGTATCATTCTCTGGAAGATCGTTTGGTAAAAAGATTCTTGAAGAACGGAATGTTTGAAGGCGAGCCGCAACGTGATATCTATGGGAATTACGAAAAAACATTCGAGCTGGTAAAGAGCAAAGCAATTATTCCAGATGACAAGGAAATTGAAGAAAACTCAAGAGCCAGAAGTGCTAAAATGAGAACAGGAATTAAATTATAA